The Amycolatopsis umgeniensis DNA segment GGTGGTGATGGTGCTCGCCGGGGTCTGCGTCGGCGCGGTGCTCGGGGGTGTCAGGGAGGTGCTCCAAGCGACCAACCCGGACGCCTTCGACGCGATGCGATCCTGGAACGCCGGTTCGATCGTGGGCAGGTCACTCGATCTGGTTTGGCCGATCCTGCCGTTCTTCGCGGTGGCACTCGTCCTGGCCTTCGCGGTGTCAGGTCCGCTCAACGCCATGGCTCTCGGCGACGATCTGGCGGTCACCCAAGGCGTCCGGGTGACCCGCACCCGCGTCCTCGCGATCATCGCGCTCACCCTGTTCGTCGGCGGAGCGACGGCGATCGCCGGACCCATCGGCTTCGTCGGGCTCATGGTGCCGCACGTGGCTCGCTGGATCGCCGGCCAGCACCAGCGCTGGATCTTCGCCTACAGCCTCCTGCTGGCCCCGATCCTGCTGCTGGCCTCCGACATCCTCGGCCGGATCGTGATGAGACCCAGCGAGATCCCCGTCGGCATCGTCACCGCGTTCGTCGGCGCTCCCGTTCTCATCGCGATGGTGCTGCGGAAGAAGGCAAGCGGACTGTGAATACGCGCACTGGACCCGATACCGGCGAGGTGGACTTCGGGCGGCGGGTGCTGGTGCTGCGGCACCGGAGGATCGCGGTACGGCTCGACTGGCGTTCGGTCGTCGTCTGCGCGGTGCTCGCGCTGGCGGCCGCGGGCATGGCGGTACTCGCGCTGATGACCGGCTCGTACCAGCTCAGTCCCGGACAGGCGATCTCCGCGCTGACCGGCGGCGAGACCGGGCTCGTCCACGACATCGTGGTCGAGTGGCGGCTGCCCCGGGTGGCGGCGGCGCTGGTGTTCGGCGCCGCGCTCGGGGTGTCCGGTGCGCTCTTCCAGTCGACGCTGCGCAACCCGCTCGCCGACCCCGGCATCATCGGGTTCACCCAGGGCTCCTACACCGGAGCACTGATCGTGATCCTGGTCGTCAACGGCAGCTACTGGCAGTTGGTCGGCGGGGCGTTGCTGGGCGGGATGGCCACCGCCGTCGTCGTGTACGTTCTCGCCTACCGGCGTGGGGTGCAGGGATTCCGGCTGATCGTCGTCGGTATCGGCCTCGCGGCCGTCCTGGATTCGTTGAACACCTGGCTGATCCTCGAAGCCGACCTGAAAGTCGCCATGGCCGCCGCGGCCTGGGGCACCGGCGCCCTCAACGGCGTGTCCTGGAACCAGGTCCTCATCGGTGGCGCCTGCATCGCCGTACTGCTGCTACTGGCCGCGATGCTGAGCCGTCCGATGCGGCAGCTGGAACTGGGTGACGAAGCGGCCGCCTCCCAAGGGGTGCGGGTCTCGACGGTCCGCCTCGGCCTGATCGTGGTGGGGGTCGCGTTGACCGCGACGGTCACCGCCGCTTCCGGGCCGATCGCGTTCATCTCCCTGGTCTCGCCGCATATCGCTCGCAGGCTGGCCCGCACCGCCGGGACCACCCTCGCGCCCGCCGCCTTCGTCGGCGCGCTGCTGGCTCTGGCCGCGGACTACATCGCCCAGCACGTCGCGCCCACCCCACTGCCGGTGGGGATCATCACCGTCATGCTCGGCGGCGGCTACCTCGGCTGGCTGCTGTTCATCGAAGCCAGGAGACGCCTGTGACCACTTCCCCTGGCGACACAGAATCGAGAGCGCGAGAAATGGCTGATCCGTCCGTCGAGAAGCTGTCGACCGGTGAGTGGAGTCCTGAAAGATTCAGACGGCACCTCGAGGAGACGGGTGCTCCGCTTGTCGAGCGGGTCACCGCGGACGAGGTGCTGGTGACGTTCGTCGACGAGTCCGGGGACGACACGACGGTCACCCTCTCGGTCGTCATCGGCCCCGTCATCGGCTTCAACAAGATCGACACGGAGTTCGCTTCGGTGCCGGGGACGCCGTTCCGGGTGCTCACCCTGCGGATGCGTTCCGATCTGCGCTTCTCGTATGTGTTCACCCGAAGTGGGCCGACGGGGGAAGGCGAACGGGTTCCGGATCCGTTCAACCCGCCGCCGAGATTCTCCGAGTGCTCGGTCGAGAGGTTCTCCGGCGCCTCGGTGGCGTCGCTGCCCGACGCGATGCCGTTGCCCTGGCTCGATCAGGCCGAAGCGCGGCCGGCGCCGTCCATGGAGTCCGCCGTGCTGGCGAGCGGGCTCCTGGGAAACGAGCGCCGGATCTGGGTCTCGATGCCCCTTGGAGAGTTCTCAGCCGAGAGCGCACTGCCGTTCGTGATCCACTTGGACGGTACGCCGGACCACAGCGCGCCGAGCGTTCGTGACGCCCTCGTCCAGGCGGGACTGATCCGGCCCTGTGCGGTGGTTCTCGTCGAGCAGCCCGGACAGCGGCGCGACAAGGAGCTGCTCTGCGATCCGGTGTTCTCGCGGATGCTGATCGACGAGCTGCTGCCCTGGCTCCACGACCGGTATCCGCTCTCGCGCGACCCTGGCGACGTGGCGCTGGCAGGCGAGAGCTTCGGCGGCCTGTGTGCCGGATGGACGGTGCTCCATCACCCGGCGACGTTCGGGAACGCCGTCATCCAGTCCCCTTCGTGCGGGTACCACCCCGACCTCAAGTGGGGCACCGGGGCAGGCGAGCTGCTGCGTCGTACCCCCGTGCCGACGCTGATCGCCGACTACCTGGCCGCGGCACCGGCACCGATCCGCGTCTTCCACGATGCCGGCGAGCTGGAGAGTTCGAACACCCACAGCCGCTGGTTGGACCAGGTGCTCACACAGAAGGGCTACGACACCGTCTACCGAGAATTCGCCGGCGGACACGACTACGCGTGGTGGCGAGGACTCTTCGCCGATGCCCTGCGCTGGTGCTTCCCGCTCGAGCGATCGTGACCCGTTCCGACCCCGCCGGGTTGGGCCGGGGGCCGCTGACCCGGTGGATGCCGGTGCTCGGGCAGGCTCGCGGCGAGCCTCCCGATCTCCCGCCGTTCGAGGTCGCGGCGGGGATGCGTCCCGGCCGGTTCGTGGCGCGGGTGATCCTCTCGTTGCCCCAGGTCACGATCCCGGCGATGCTGCTGGCGATCGCGTGGCAGGTCGGCGAGTCGGCCGTCCCGGTGGTGATGGGCCTCGCGATCGACCGGGCGCTGGCGACCGGCGACACCCGTCAACTGGTGCTGTGGATCGCTGTGCTGGTGGCCCTGTACGTCGCGCTGACGACGGCGGCCAGGCTCACCAACCGGCTCAACACCTACGCGATCCAGCTGTTGCAGCACCGGCTGCGGGCCACGCTGTCGGCCAGGGTGCTGCATCCCGACGGCGGAGGAGTGCGGGCGCCGGGCGGCGATGTGGTCTCGATGGTGACCAACGACGTCGCCCGCCTGGCCAACGCCGGGCTGCTCGTGGTCCTGCCGATCGCGCGGATCACCGCGATCGGGTTCATCGCGGTCTCGTTGCTGGTCACGTATTGGCCGCTCGGGGTCATGGTGCTGCTCGGCGCGCCGGTGGCGGTCTGGTCGATGGGGCTGCTGAGCGAAAGGCTCTCCCGCGACACTCGCGCCTACCAGGATCTCCTCGCCGACACCGTGGGGCGGGCCACCGATCTGGTCGCCGGCTACCGGGTGATCAAGGGCGTACGCGCGGAGGCCGAGGCGATTCGGCGATACCGGCAGGCCAGCCGGGCAACGCTCGCCGGCGCCAAACGCAACGCGGGCCTGCTCGGGAGGTTCCTCGTGGGCTCCGGCGCGGTGAACGGCGTGTTCGTCGCGGCGGTGACGGGACTGGCGGGCTGGTTCGCGGTGGACGGGCGGCTGAGCGTCGGCGGGTTCATCGCCGCGGTCGGCCTCACCCAGGCGCTGTTACCGCAGATGCAGTGGATCGCGAGCGCCGCCATCCCCAATCTCGCGGGTGCTCGCGGCTCGTCGCTGCGCATTCTCGACGTGCTGCGTGGCGCGGGCACGCCTGCGGCCTCGCCGGGTGACACGCCACCGCCGGGGGCCACGCCTCCGCCTGTGCTGGACGTGTCCGTATTCGGCGAGACGGTCCAAGTGAAGCCTGGCGAATTCGTCGGAGTGCGTGCCGACGACCGGACCGCCGCCCAGGTCGCCGACGCGCTGATGAACCCCTACCTCCCGAGCGAGACCGGAAACGGCGTCGAAGTGCGTCTCGACGGACGTCCGGCGCGGGAGCTGACCGCGGCCGAGTACCGCTCCCAGGTCACCGTCGCGCCCCATCGGGTCACGTTGTTCACCGGCACCATCCGCGACAACCTCACCCTGTCCGCCCGTGCGCCCGGGCTGCTGGACGCGGCGCTGCGGGCAGCGGCGTGTGCGGACTTCGCCACCGATGCCGACAGGCCGGTCGGCGAGAACGGCACCCGGCTCTCGGGTGGACAGCGGCAACGGGTCGCGCTCGCCCGGGCGCTGGCGTGCGACGCACCGGTGCTGGTCCTGCACGATCCGACCACCGCGGTCGACTCGGTGACCGAGCAGGCCATCGCCGAGCGGATGTCCGGTATCCGCACGGGGCGCTCGACGCTGCTGATCGCCTCGTCCCCGGCGCTGCTGGGCGGCTGCGACCGGGTCGTCGAGCTGCGCGGCGGAAGGACGTGACCGACGTGATCGACTCTGCGCTGCCTGTCGCGGGCGGCAGGGAGACCGCCCGGGAGGTGTGGCGGCTCAGCCGTGGCCACCGGTGGCGGCTCGCCGCCGTCGTGGCGCTGGGAATTCTCAGCACAGCCGCCGGCCTGATCGGGCCCGTGGTGATCGGGCTCCTCGTCGACCGGGTCCAGGCGGGCACCGCCGACCGCGGCGCCGTACTGACAGTCACCGCCCTCCTGGCTGTCTCGGCCATCCTCGGAGCCGCCGGCACCGCGGCGACGACGGTGTTCGCCACCCGGGTCTACCACACCATCCTCGCCGGACTGCGCGAGCAGCTCGTCGCCCGCGCCCTGACGCTGCCGCAGTACC contains these protein-coding regions:
- a CDS encoding alpha/beta hydrolase — protein: MADPSVEKLSTGEWSPERFRRHLEETGAPLVERVTADEVLVTFVDESGDDTTVTLSVVIGPVIGFNKIDTEFASVPGTPFRVLTLRMRSDLRFSYVFTRSGPTGEGERVPDPFNPPPRFSECSVERFSGASVASLPDAMPLPWLDQAEARPAPSMESAVLASGLLGNERRIWVSMPLGEFSAESALPFVIHLDGTPDHSAPSVRDALVQAGLIRPCAVVLVEQPGQRRDKELLCDPVFSRMLIDELLPWLHDRYPLSRDPGDVALAGESFGGLCAGWTVLHHPATFGNAVIQSPSCGYHPDLKWGTGAGELLRRTPVPTLIADYLAAAPAPIRVFHDAGELESSNTHSRWLDQVLTQKGYDTVYREFAGGHDYAWWRGLFADALRWCFPLERS
- a CDS encoding iron chelate uptake ABC transporter family permease subunit, with protein sequence MNTRTGPDTGEVDFGRRVLVLRHRRIAVRLDWRSVVVCAVLALAAAGMAVLALMTGSYQLSPGQAISALTGGETGLVHDIVVEWRLPRVAAALVFGAALGVSGALFQSTLRNPLADPGIIGFTQGSYTGALIVILVVNGSYWQLVGGALLGGMATAVVVYVLAYRRGVQGFRLIVVGIGLAAVLDSLNTWLILEADLKVAMAAAAWGTGALNGVSWNQVLIGGACIAVLLLLAAMLSRPMRQLELGDEAAASQGVRVSTVRLGLIVVGVALTATVTAASGPIAFISLVSPHIARRLARTAGTTLAPAAFVGALLALAADYIAQHVAPTPLPVGIITVMLGGGYLGWLLFIEARRRL
- a CDS encoding ABC transporter transmembrane domain-containing protein, with translation MTRSDPAGLGRGPLTRWMPVLGQARGEPPDLPPFEVAAGMRPGRFVARVILSLPQVTIPAMLLAIAWQVGESAVPVVMGLAIDRALATGDTRQLVLWIAVLVALYVALTTAARLTNRLNTYAIQLLQHRLRATLSARVLHPDGGGVRAPGGDVVSMVTNDVARLANAGLLVVLPIARITAIGFIAVSLLVTYWPLGVMVLLGAPVAVWSMGLLSERLSRDTRAYQDLLADTVGRATDLVAGYRVIKGVRAEAEAIRRYRQASRATLAGAKRNAGLLGRFLVGSGAVNGVFVAAVTGLAGWFAVDGRLSVGGFIAAVGLTQALLPQMQWIASAAIPNLAGARGSSLRILDVLRGAGTPAASPGDTPPPGATPPPVLDVSVFGETVQVKPGEFVGVRADDRTAAQVADALMNPYLPSETGNGVEVRLDGRPARELTAAEYRSQVTVAPHRVTLFTGTIRDNLTLSARAPGLLDAALRAAACADFATDADRPVGENGTRLSGGQRQRVALARALACDAPVLVLHDPTTAVDSVTEQAIAERMSGIRTGRSTLLIASSPALLGGCDRVVELRGGRT
- a CDS encoding FecCD family ABC transporter permease; the protein is MRLPGPRRRRLACLVVALVVLLALLMASMMIGSTAIAPSVVWDALFHPTADIDHFAIRDYRMPRTIVGLVVGMALGVAGALIQALTRNPLADPGILGVQAGASFAVTVAVGVLGVRDISGYLWFALAGALIVTLMVLTLGSTRRGSSPVVMVLAGVCVGAVLGGVREVLQATNPDAFDAMRSWNAGSIVGRSLDLVWPILPFFAVALVLAFAVSGPLNAMALGDDLAVTQGVRVTRTRVLAIIALTLFVGGATAIAGPIGFVGLMVPHVARWIAGQHQRWIFAYSLLLAPILLLASDILGRIVMRPSEIPVGIVTAFVGAPVLIAMVLRKKASGL